The region ATTACACGCCTTTGACATGGCATCTTTTATCATATGAACTACTACTTCATGCTCAATTATATTTTTCTTATCATTTAGTAGGAGGTTACCGTAGTCATCATCTTCCTTCAGCGTAGTTCCTCTCTTAATTGAACCTGCTAAACAAGTAGACAATACCTCTTGATTTTCTTTTTTCACTAAACGTTCAGGAGAAGCACCTACGAAGCAATCTTTCCCATTCTCAAAAGCAAATGTATAACTTAGTGGCTGCTGCTCTCTAAGGTTGGCAATTACATTTGTGATTTCTATTGAGTTATCAAAGAATAGCCTTACTTCCCTCGCTAGTACAACCTTTTCAACCTGCCCCTGCTTTATCTTATTCGTAACTTCCTTAACACTTTGTTTCCATTCTTCTGGCATTACCTCTGTCATTTTAAAATCCTGTCCTAACAAAGTTTCACTAGGTAGGTTGTATTCTGTAAGTAGTTCATCTTTGATTGGGTTTAACTCATGTTCACGAGTCTGTATTTCTTCTTCCTTATTATATAAGAAATTTGTTGTTAAATAGCATTCATCTTTATGAACAGTGAGCATTAAAGTTGGCATGACAAACTTGGCATCTAAAAAGTTACTCCATAACTTTGTTTTCTTTTTATAAGGATCAAAGGAAAATCCTCCAAATAGCATTGGGCCTGTTCCAATTTTGAACTCTTTCTGGTTCTTTTGATTAGTGATCAATAACCGTTTCCATTCTTCTTCTATGTTTTGGAACCGGTTCAATGATTGATTGACCTCTATTGTATGAGAAAATCCTAAACCAACTAAGATTGTTTCATTTGAAGGTTCTGTCCAAAAAAATCGTTTACCAGGAAAATATTTATTTCCTATAGTAAAGAAAGTGAGGGGGTCAACATTCTCTACTTTTTGAGTATAACTCCTCAGAAGAGGGCTTAAGCTTGTATTCTTTTTACGTTGATGTTCTTTTAAAATACTTTCTTGAATGATTACCACTTTTATCCCCCCGAAAAGTCTATTCCGCACAGTTAGTAAAATCATTATTTAAAAAACGTTGTTCTAAAGGCAACGTATAATAAAATAAATGGTCATAATTAGCTAATTTTAAGATACACCTCAACATAATTATGTGTCAACACACACGTTTTTACCAAGAGTTTATTGATAAAGATGGCTATGGTATAATATGGACTTTTTATTATACTCAAAAAGGATTGACACTTCATTAACAATTATCTAGACTAGGCTTGTATGTCTTTTTCTATTGAAGGAAAGGAGAGTGCTTATGCAACCTCAAATTCAAACACAGCATAATATGTCCACAGGAAGAAAATCTAACTGGGATATTTGGTGGAGGTTATTACGTCCACATACATTAACTGCAGCTTTTATACCTGTTTTTATAGGGACTTCTCTTGCTCTTTATGAAACAACGATAGATATACCACTATTTTTAGTTATGTTACTTGCTTGTTTACTCATTCAAATTGGAACGAACATGATCAATGAATACTATGATTACAAACGAGGCCTAGATACAGCCGAATCTGTTGGAATTGGTGGTGCCATTGTAAGAGATGGCATTAAGGCAGACACTGTGCTAAAACTTGCTTTTGCTTCATTTGGTATTGCTACACTCCTAGGAGTATATATTTGTATGAACAGTAGCTGGTGGATTGCATTAATTGGAACCATTTGTATGACAGCTGGTTATTTTTATACTGGTGGTCCTGTTCCTATTGCTTATACACCTTTTGGTGAACTTATGGCAGGTCTTTTTATGGGTTTAATCATTATTTTAATTTCTTTCTTCATCCAAACTGGTGAAGTAACAACTAGCAGTGTTTTAGTATCGATTCCTATTTCAATTCTTGTTGGAGCTATCCTCCTTGCGAATAATATTCGTGATTTAGATGGTGATAAGGAAAACGGAAGAAAAACGTTAGCAATATTAATAGGAAGAAAAAATGCAATACTATTTTTGGCCTTAATGTTCATTACTTCCTATGTTTGGGTTTTAGCTTTAATCATTACAGGATTAGCTCCTATTTGGACTTTATTAGTTCTATTTAGTATGCCAAAAGCGATCAAGGCAACTAAGGGATTTGTAGGTAAATCCTTACCAATCCAAATGATGCCTGCAATGAAAGCAACAGCACAAACGAATACGATCTTCGGATTTTTGTTATCTGTTGGTCTTGTTGTAAGTTATTTTATATAATTTTTCTAAAAGCACGTATACAGCCATTGTATACGTGCTTTGTTTTATTTATCTTTTGATTATGCTAATTTTTACAATCATTTTTTGAGGTAAAAAGTAGATAATACTTTATATAACACATTTACAAGGAAGGAGTGTTTTTATGCTTACACCTGAACAGTTATCAACCTTCCGTTCTCAGTTGATAAACGCCAAAGAAGATATTGAAAGAAGACTACAGGAAAATGACAATTTTGATTTAGATAATGGTCATTATCATGAGTCAATGGGTGAACTATCTAGCTATGATAACCACCCTGCAGACGAAGGTAGTGCTTTATATGAGAGAGAAAAGGATTTGGCACTTAATGATCATACAAGCCGAGAACTCAAAGACGTCTATATTGCTTTAGAAAAGATAGATGATGGTTCTTATGGAAGATGTGAAGTTTGTGGAAAGGATATTCCGCTTGAAAGGTTGGAGGTTCTTCCTACAACTACTTATTGTAAGGAGCATAGCCCTGATCAGGTGGTATCACATAATCGCCCGATTGAAGAAGGTGTGCTAATTCCCGATTATGGGAAATTTGAGTTTGATGATAAAGATGTAGAGGCCTATGACGCTGAGGATTCTTGGCAAGACGTAGCTAGGTATGGCACCTCTGAAACACCTTCAGATTTAAATGAAAATGTTGACCATTACAATGATGCATATGTTGAATCACATGACCCTGTAGGGTATGTAGAAGATTATGAAAACTTTGCTGCGACCGATATTTACGGTAACGAAATGAAAATTTATCCTAGCAAGCAACACCAAAAGTATGAAGAGGAATTAGATGAAGCTGGGACAATGACAATATTCGGAGACCTTCCTGCATATGAAAAAGACCCATATACAGAAGAAGAAGCTGAAGATAGAAGATAAAAATGTAAGAAAGAGGTGTCATAATAATCCTGACACCTCTTTCTGTTATTTCCCTGGAACCAATAATAATTTATATTTTTGGTTTTCATATGATTCTGTATAAGTTGTATGGTATCCTCCTGTTGTCCAAGGTCCTATTTGATCGTTATACCAATTGCTTAAAACATGACCAGATTGACCAGGACCAACAACATTATAGCTTTTTGATAAGTTAGCTAAATCCACAACCGTTCGCCAAGCACCTCCGTGATTAACCAAACCAGTTGTACTACTCCAACCTGCTGCAGCAACTGTAACGCGACTTCCACCCATAGGAACTGGTTTTGCAAAGTTAAATAAATAATTTAATGGCTTTATTGCAGACAATGGGTGATTAAATGGCACTGCATGGTATTCACCCCATGACCATTTAGTTATGGTATTACCTTGAATTTCTGTAATTTTATCAATTGTTCGTTTATATGCAGAAGATATAACCTTGTCAATTCCACCTGCATCCTGAATCCATAAACTTTCTTCACCTTTGTCTGCTTTACGAATCATTTCATCAACAATCTGAGCTCTCCCCTCGAAGAGTCCATTTAATTCTTTCGGTACTTTACTTTCAAAAATCACATCACCAATTTCTGCCATCCATAAATGGAAGATTAATGGCGCACCTAAATCTTTATTATCATTAAAATCCCACTCCGATAACAATTTCAATGCATTTTTATCCACTTCACGTAAGTTATCTTCCTTCAACATCCCTACTAAAATCGGTACGAACTCTTCTGCCTGAAGGTTGTATTGATCAAACTGAAGCTTCTTCATGTCCTCAACAGAAAGCTTTTCGTTTCCAGATAGCACATCCATAATTCTTTGTTGGCGGTAGGGCTGTGCCCATGTATGAGTAATATGGTAAGGGTAGTCATCCGTTACTATCTTATTGTTGGCTGTAGCAATAAACCCTTCTTTCGGATTAATAACCGTTGGCAGCTCTTCCCAAGGAATAAAACCTTCCCATTCGTATTCATCCGTCCAACCAGGAACTGGCACCGAGCTATCACCCTTTTTTCGTATTGGAATATGCCCATTTGCTCGATAAGCAATATTTCCTTCTTTATCAGCAAAAACAAAGTTTTGCGCCGGAGTATGAAAATAAGTTAATGCATCCTTAAACTCCTCCCAATTACTTGCCTTGTTAAATCTAAGAACTGCCTCTAATTCTGTTGATGGACTTAAGGCAGTCCATTTTAAAGCAAGAGCAGTATCAGATCTATTATCGTGTGCAAATTCAGATATAATTGGCCCATGGCGAGTGATTGTCACTTTGTAAGGAATAGTTTCCTCATCTTTTACCTTAATTTGTTCATCAATCACCGTTGCTTGTTCCCACTTGTCCATGTATAAGAATTCATTTTCATTTTCCGGATTACGCTTCTCAATATATAAATCCTGTACGTCTGGGCCAACATTCGTAACTCCCCATGCAATCTTCTCATTTCTTCCGAGTATGATACCAGGAATTCCGGCAAATATTACACCATTCACATTAACTTCAGGACTGTTAAGGTGCACCTCATACCAGATGGAAGGAGTTGCAAGGCTTAAATGAGGGTCATTCGCTAAGTATGGAAACCCTGATTCCGTTTTATCTCCTGATACAACCCAGTTGTTACTCCCATTAAATTCATCTGGTACATCCAAAGTAGCAAAGCTTTTCGTAAGATCCATTGGATTTTCCTTTAGGGCCTGAATTACAGTTGCTCCATCCTCAGGGTAAACTGGAAACAGTTCTAATAGCTTATCTTCAGGTACGACGAAGGCCATATGGTGTCGGAAAGCCTGTCCTTCCCAGTGTCCACCTAAATCATATGCCATGTATTTCCCAATTGTTAGCGAATCAATCGCAGTCCATTCCCTCGGCTTATACCCCGCTAGTGTAAACTCAATAGGTAAAGAGTTTGATTCTATCGCTTCATTTATATATGCATTTACACCTTCAGCATACCAATTCAATACTTCTTGTGCTTCCACAGAGTAAATACCATAGCTTGCCTCTGCTGCCCTTCGTAAACCAAGAGCCCTGAAAAACTTATCTTTATCAACAGTTGAAGCTCCAATTACTTCACTTAATTCTCCTGAAGCTTGTCTTCTAGATAAGTCCATTTGAAATAGGCGATCCTGTGCAGTTACATACCCTTGTGCGATATATAAATCTCTTTCTGTTTGTGCTTCAATGTGTGGAACACCATTCTCGTCACGATAAACTGTAACCTGATTTTCTAGCCCTGAAACAGTTAGCTCCCCATCAATAGTTGGTAGTCCCTTTTTAATAAATAAATATCCTGCTAAAACAATTGCAGTGAGTAAGATTAAAAGCGAAACTAAAGCTATGAGTACAAGCTTTAATCCTTTCTTTTTAGCCCTAGTCTGTTTTTTTATAATTACCTCACCATTCAAATAAATCCCCCCGTAAGTAAACGCTTTCAAAATTTTAGTGAAATACTTTTTTATAATTATAATATTCAGAATATAATTTGTCATTAATTACTTTGCAGTCACTATTCGACAGTCGAAATAAAAGAGCGAATAGTGTCATATTGTAGAGCATACACATAACAAAAAACTACACAAGAATTTTACATTTTTTTCATGAGAGAGGATATAAAAATGGGATTTCAAAAAGGGTGGAGAATAGTCGGGTATACAAAGGAAAAGAGAATGTAAGAATTAACGCACATAAAATTGATAAACGATTTATGTAGATGAAATCAGGTATGGCATTCTGACTTAGCAGGGATTTAAGGTGTCATGTTTTTATTATCACTATGCATTTCTTTTCATAAAATAAATTAACTTGAAAGGAAGTGGGAGAATGAGGATTAAAAAGGATGAAGCACTTTTGCTAGCAAACTGTTGTCTTCTAACATATACGCAATACGATAAGAAAGGGGAATTTACTCCTCCGAAAGGTTTCAAAGTTGTCGATACCTTTAAAGCTGATGTCTTTGGTTCGAAAGAGTGGTTTGGCTTTATCATCGAATCTTTAGACTCAATAATTGTAGCCTTTCGAGGAACAGTCTCAGACCCAGATTGGATTGCAGACGCTGATATTATTGAGCATCCCTTTCCATACTCTACAAATAAGAGTCTAGTACACGGGGGCTTTCTATCAATTTATGAATCATGTAGAGACCAACTCCTATCAAAGCTATCTTCTCTATCGGCACAAAAACAGCTATACGTAACAGGTCATAGTTTAGGGGCTGCATTAGCTGTTTTACATGCTATGGATATCTATGAAAATACAGATTTTAAGGAACTAACACTATTTACATTGGCCGGTCCACGTGTAGGAAATGGTGAATTTGCATCATTGTATAATCGTAAAATTAAAAATTCCATACGATTTGTCAATGCAAATGATATCATTCCAATGCTCCCTCCTAAAAGGATTTATAACCCCTTAACAGAGAAATATAGTTCTTATCGACATGTTAAAAAGCAAGTAAGCTTTTCTCACCAAACAGGGACACTTAGAGGCAATCATAGCATTTATACTTATATAAAAGGCCTGGAAGAATTATAAAGTACAAAAAAGAGGGTGCACCCAGAGAAGTGCCCCTCTATTTCATAGTTTATGAATCTATTTTCCAGATGTGTTTAGCATACTCACGAATCGTTCGATCACTTGAAAAGTAACCTGAGTGAGCAATATTTAATAGACTCTTCTCCAACCACTTACTTCGGTCTTGATAAGCATCGTTAACCTGCTCCTGTGCTGCCACGTAAGAAGCAAAATCTCTAAGAACAAAATATTGATCATTCTGAGTTAGAAGAGAGTCATAGATTGCTTCAAAGTCTCCCTCAGTTTCTGGGAAATGACCGTTAATTAGTTGTTCTAAAACCTTGCTAATTCGTTTGTCATGGTAATAGTATTCGTTTGAATAATATCCCCCATTTTGATAATAGTGAAGAACTTCCTCAGCCTTTAATCCAAAGGTGAAAATATTTTCATCGCCTACAGCATCTTTGATTTCAATATTCGCACCATCCAATGTACCAATTGTTAGAGCACCATTCATCATAAACTTCATATTGCCGGTTCCTGATGCTTCTTTACTAGCCGTTGAAATTTGCTCACTAACATCTGCTGCTGGAAAAATATCCTCTGCAATCGATACACGATAGTTTTCAATAAAGATCACCTTAAGGAACTCAGAAGTTTGCTTATCACTATTTACCTTCTCAGCTACAGAGTTAATCAGTTTTATTATCTTTTTTGCATAATAATAGCCTGGGGATGCTTTTGCCCCAAAAATAAAGGTTCGCGGGTGAAACGTAAAACTGGAATCTTCTTTCATTCGATTATATAAGTACATGATATGTAGAACATTTAATAGCTGACGTTTATACTCATGTAGACGTTTTACCTGTACATCAAAAATTGAATAAGGATCAACCTTAATACCCGTTTGTGCTAGGATACGTTTTGCCAAAATCTCTTTTCTAGATATTTTCACATCATAAAGTCTCTCAAGTATAGTTGGGTCATATCTATAATTCTTTAATTCTAGTAAAGACTTGGGCTCATAAATCCAATCGTTTCCTATTGTTTCAGTAAGCAGTGCTGCCAATTGAGGATTAGCCTTTAATAACCAACGTCGGTGAGTAATTCCATTCGTTTTATTATTGAATTTGTCAGGGTAGACCTCATAAAATAATTTCATTTCGCGTTTTTTCAATATTTCAGAATGTAGCTTAGCTACACCATTCACACTATAACTTCCTACAATCGCTAAATGTGCCATTTTAACAACACCGTGTGCAATAACGGCCATATTCTCAATTCGATTCCAATCCCCTGGATACAGTTTCCAAAGTTCCTTACAAAAACGCTCATTTATTTCTTCTACAATCATAAAAATTCTTGGTAATAAAGGCTTAAAAATATAAATTGGCCATTTCTCTAATGCCTCAGATAAAGTGGTATGATTCGTATAAGAGATCGTTTTGGTTGTAACCTGCCATGCTTCATACCATCCCATACCTTCCTCATCCATTAATATCCTCATTAATTCCGGTACTGCTAATACTGGGTGTGTGTCATTAATATGGATGGCTACTCCATTATGCAAATCTTCCAGGCTACCATGTGTAGATTTATAATTTCGTAATATACTTTGTAAACTAGCTGAAACTAAGAAGTACTGCTGCTTTAACCTTAAGATTTTCCCATCATCATGGGTATCATCAGGATATAAAAACTCTGATACCGCTTCTGTTTCTCTCTTATACTCTAAAATGTTCTTATTATGAGGGAACGGGGATGGTTCTGCATTCCATAGTTGAAGTGTATTAACTGATTCTGTACCATAACCAATTACAGGAATATCATAAGGAACAGCCGTTATCTTCTCTGCATTTACATGTCTAAATTTAAGCTTCCCTTCATGATAGAAGGACTCAACTTCTCCCCAGAAACTTATCTCTGCAGCTTGATCAGATTTTCGTATCTCCCAGACATTTCCGTGACGTAACCATTGCTCTGGGTATTCAACCTGATATCCTTCTATTATCTTTTGGTCAAATAATCCATGTTTATAACGGATGCCACAACCGTGTCCTGGTAAGTTTAGGGAGGCTAATGAATCAAGAAAACATGCTGCTAATCTTCCTAAGCCCCCATTACCTAATCCAGCATCTGCTTCAGCCTCTTCAATATTCTTTATGTCAATGCCTAGCTCTAACAGACCTTCTTCTACAATTTGATTTATTCCAAGGTTTATAAGGTTATTTCCTAATAATCTCCCAAGTAGAAACTCAATTGATAAATAGTAAACCTGCTTCTGTTTACTACTTCGATATTTCTCATTCGTTTGTATCCAGTTTGAACTAATATACTCTCTTACTAAACTACCCAGTGTATTATAATGATCTCTACTTGTCGATTCAGAGAAACTTTTTCCAGACAGCATTTCAAGTCTATTGCAAAATACCTTCTTAAACGTCTCTTTGTTGGTGAACATTCATTCCACTCCTAACAAGTAAACCTGCATAAAGCTGATTATATTTAAAAGCAGATTGTGCCCAGCTATAGTCACGTGACATTGCTTCTCCAACTATTTTTGACCATACTTCCCTATTTTGAAATAAGTCAATTGCACGATCAACAGTGTAGAGCATATCATGTGCGTTAAAGTTCTTAAAACTAAAGCCATTTCCGATACCAGTGCTTTCATTATAGGAGAGAACAGTATCATTTAAGCCCCCTGTTTCACGAACAATCGGAATCGTACCATAACGTAAAGCAATTAGTTGCCCTAATCCACATGGTTCAAATTTTGAAGGCATTAAGAATAGATCAGAACCAGCATAGATTTGGTGTGCTAATTTTTCATCAAAACCAATAACTACTTTTAACTTAGTCGGATAGTGGTGAGCTAAAGTTAAAAAGATATTTTCATATTTCTCATCACCGGTTCCAAGGATAATTAACTGTAGATCCTTAGATAACATTTCTTCTATTACATGTATGATTAAATCGAGACCTTTTTGTTCAGTTAACCGTGAGATAATTGATACTACAGGTATATCTTTTCGTTTCGGTAACCCAAATTGCTTCTGTAATGATTGTTTATTCAATTCTTTATTTTTCATTTTCGTGTAATCGTATTTCTTCGCAATCAGGTCATCTGTCTTCGGGTTATATATCTCATCATCTATCCCATTTAAAATCCCAACTAACTTATCATTATACTTTCGTAATAGCCCATCTAATTTTTCACCATAGTACTTGCTTTGAATTTCATCTTTGTAGGTTGGACTAACGGTAGTAATTAAATCTGATGAGACAATAGCTGCCTTCATAAAGTTTACGTTCCCAAAGAACTCAAGTTGATCACTTGTAAAGTATTCCTCTGACAGGTTTAACAAATCTCCTAGGATTCCCTTTGGAAATACACCTTGGAATTGAAGATTATGGATGGTAAAAATCGTACGAATGGAAGAATAGTCTTCTTCTTTATACTCATGTTTCAGTAAAAAGTTTACCATTCCAGTGTGCCAGTCGTGACAATGAATAATATCCGGCATAAAGTCAATGTTAGGAATAGCTTGTAAAACCGCATGGCAAAAGAAAGAAAACCTTTCACCATCATCATAGTACCCATAAAGGCGATCTCTATTAAAATAATACTCATTATCGATAAAATAATAAGTGATTCCCTCATAAGTTAAAACCTCTATACCACAGTATTGAGATCTCCAACTTAGTTGAACGTTAAACTCACACACTTTATCCATCTTTTCTTTAAATTGTAAGGGGATTTGCCCGTATTTCGGCAGCATAATCCTTACGTCTGTTCCCAAATTTTTCAGTTCCTTTGGAAGGGCACCAGCTACATCTGCTAAACCACCTGATTTTATAAAGGGAACACACTCTGATACTACAAATAGGACTTTCACGATTTCATCAACGCTCCTTGTAAGGTTCCTTTACGAACTACGTAAGGAGAAAACTTACTTCCCTGGAGAGATACATTATTCTCTACTTTTACATCTTTGTCAAAAACAACTGCATCTAGTACACAATTTGTTCCAATAACGCTTTTTTGCATAATGATGCTGTTTTTAATAAACGTTCCTTTACCTACCTTAACACCTCTTGAAATAATACTATTTTCTACATGTCCTTCAATTACACATCCATTAGCGATCATTGAATTTTTTACAACTGCATCTTTTGTATATTTCGTAGGTGGCTCATCTTTCACCTTAGTATAAATCGGACTATATTGTAAGAATAATTGTTTCCAAACAGTTGGATCTAACAACTCCATACTGTGTTTATAATAGCTTCCTATAGAATCAATTACTTTTACATATCCGCGATATTCATAATCACATATCTTAAAGGTATGCTTATGGTCCTGGACTACATCTTGAATGCTATAGTATCCTGTAGCATCTTGTGCTGTAATCAAATCAATCAGAAGCGAAGTTTCTAGGATATACATCTCTAGCGATTTGCCCAAATGACGAACTTCGGTTATATCACACTCTTCTTCAATATGTCTTTTTAATATCTTCTTATAATCGACATTACAGACAGTGTAACTGTTTGTGATCAACGTGTACTTTTGAGTACTTCGATAAAAGTAATCCATATGATTACGAAACTGCTTAAACGAACCTTCTTCTTCAAAATTTGAGGAGGGAAAGAAAAATAATCCATCTCTTTTTCTATTTAAATCCCACTGCTTCCCGGATCCAATATGATCCATAAGAGAACGGTATTGATATCTCGGAAAGATGGCTACACTTTCAATTCCGGAGTTAACCATGTTAGACAAAACAAAGTCAACTAATCTATATCTACCTGCAAATGGAATAGCTGCCATTGATCGATTTATTGTTAAATCACTGGTAGCCTCTCTATATGTTGTTGCATCAATGACTCCAAGCAAGTTCTTTATCATTTTACTCATCCTCTCAGGGGCTATTTTCAATTCTGTCCATAACCCTATTCATCTTTATTTATTTACCATAATCATGTCTTCTGTAACGAGGACAATGTCATCTTCCTGTTCGGAACGAATGACCGTCCCATCTGGAATGTGAATTCCTGGTGGAATAATGGCTCTCTCAATAAAGACATTCTTTCCGATTTTTGCATCTGGCATGATTACAGACTCTTTTATAATAGAGCCCTCACCAATATGTGAACCTTGAAATAAAACAGAATGGTAAGCACTTCCTTCAATTACACAACCTTCATTTACAAGCGATTCATTAACATCCGCAGATGGAGAGATAAATTGTGGTGGTTGATTTGGATTAACCGAATAAATGCGCCAAGATTGATCAAATAAGTTTAATTTGGAATCCTCACTTAATAAGTCCATAT is a window of Cytobacillus luteolus DNA encoding:
- a CDS encoding isochorismate synthase, which produces MVIIQESILKEHQRKKNTSLSPLLRSYTQKVENVDPLTFFTIGNKYFPGKRFFWTEPSNETILVGLGFSHTIEVNQSLNRFQNIEEEWKRLLITNQKNQKEFKIGTGPMLFGGFSFDPYKKKTKLWSNFLDAKFVMPTLMLTVHKDECYLTTNFLYNKEEEIQTREHELNPIKDELLTEYNLPSETLLGQDFKMTEVMPEEWKQSVKEVTNKIKQGQVEKVVLAREVRLFFDNSIEITNVIANLREQQPLSYTFAFENGKDCFVGASPERLVKKENQEVLSTCLAGSIKRGTTLKEDDDYGNLLLNDKKNIIEHEVVVHMIKDAMSKACNHLEVPSKPSLYKMRDIQHLYTPVKGIVKEDVSLLSIVESLHPTPALGGFPKEEAIKMIRETEVLDRGWYAGPIGWIDSRDNGEFAVAIRSALLQENEASLFAGCGIVGDSEPESEYKETEIKFKPMLSALGGI
- a CDS encoding glycogen/starch/alpha-glucan phosphorylase, whose protein sequence is MFTNKETFKKVFCNRLEMLSGKSFSESTSRDHYNTLGSLVREYISSNWIQTNEKYRSSKQKQVYYLSIEFLLGRLLGNNLINLGINQIVEEGLLELGIDIKNIEEAEADAGLGNGGLGRLAACFLDSLASLNLPGHGCGIRYKHGLFDQKIIEGYQVEYPEQWLRHGNVWEIRKSDQAAEISFWGEVESFYHEGKLKFRHVNAEKITAVPYDIPVIGYGTESVNTLQLWNAEPSPFPHNKNILEYKRETEAVSEFLYPDDTHDDGKILRLKQQYFLVSASLQSILRNYKSTHGSLEDLHNGVAIHINDTHPVLAVPELMRILMDEEGMGWYEAWQVTTKTISYTNHTTLSEALEKWPIYIFKPLLPRIFMIVEEINERFCKELWKLYPGDWNRIENMAVIAHGVVKMAHLAIVGSYSVNGVAKLHSEILKKREMKLFYEVYPDKFNNKTNGITHRRWLLKANPQLAALLTETIGNDWIYEPKSLLELKNYRYDPTILERLYDVKISRKEILAKRILAQTGIKVDPYSIFDVQVKRLHEYKRQLLNVLHIMYLYNRMKEDSSFTFHPRTFIFGAKASPGYYYAKKIIKLINSVAEKVNSDKQTSEFLKVIFIENYRVSIAEDIFPAADVSEQISTASKEASGTGNMKFMMNGALTIGTLDGANIEIKDAVGDENIFTFGLKAEEVLHYYQNGGYYSNEYYYHDKRISKVLEQLINGHFPETEGDFEAIYDSLLTQNDQYFVLRDFASYVAAQEQVNDAYQDRSKWLEKSLLNIAHSGYFSSDRTIREYAKHIWKIDS
- a CDS encoding lipase family protein, producing MRIKKDEALLLANCCLLTYTQYDKKGEFTPPKGFKVVDTFKADVFGSKEWFGFIIESLDSIIVAFRGTVSDPDWIADADIIEHPFPYSTNKSLVHGGFLSIYESCRDQLLSKLSSLSAQKQLYVTGHSLGAALAVLHAMDIYENTDFKELTLFTLAGPRVGNGEFASLYNRKIKNSIRFVNANDIIPMLPPKRIYNPLTEKYSSYRHVKKQVSFSHQTGTLRGNHSIYTYIKGLEEL
- a CDS encoding TraR/DksA C4-type zinc finger protein, with translation MLTPEQLSTFRSQLINAKEDIERRLQENDNFDLDNGHYHESMGELSSYDNHPADEGSALYEREKDLALNDHTSRELKDVYIALEKIDDGSYGRCEVCGKDIPLERLEVLPTTTYCKEHSPDQVVSHNRPIEEGVLIPDYGKFEFDDKDVEAYDAEDSWQDVARYGTSETPSDLNENVDHYNDAYVESHDPVGYVEDYENFAATDIYGNEMKIYPSKQHQKYEEELDEAGTMTIFGDLPAYEKDPYTEEEAEDRR
- a CDS encoding 1,4-dihydroxy-2-naphthoate polyprenyltransferase, with the translated sequence MQPQIQTQHNMSTGRKSNWDIWWRLLRPHTLTAAFIPVFIGTSLALYETTIDIPLFLVMLLACLLIQIGTNMINEYYDYKRGLDTAESVGIGGAIVRDGIKADTVLKLAFASFGIATLLGVYICMNSSWWIALIGTICMTAGYFYTGGPVPIAYTPFGELMAGLFMGLIIILISFFIQTGEVTTSSVLVSIPISILVGAILLANNIRDLDGDKENGRKTLAILIGRKNAILFLALMFITSYVWVLALIITGLAPIWTLLVLFSMPKAIKATKGFVGKSLPIQMMPAMKATAQTNTIFGFLLSVGLVVSYFI
- the glgA gene encoding glycogen synthase GlgA codes for the protein MKVLFVVSECVPFIKSGGLADVAGALPKELKNLGTDVRIMLPKYGQIPLQFKEKMDKVCEFNVQLSWRSQYCGIEVLTYEGITYYFIDNEYYFNRDRLYGYYDDGERFSFFCHAVLQAIPNIDFMPDIIHCHDWHTGMVNFLLKHEYKEEDYSSIRTIFTIHNLQFQGVFPKGILGDLLNLSEEYFTSDQLEFFGNVNFMKAAIVSSDLITTVSPTYKDEIQSKYYGEKLDGLLRKYNDKLVGILNGIDDEIYNPKTDDLIAKKYDYTKMKNKELNKQSLQKQFGLPKRKDIPVVSIISRLTEQKGLDLIIHVIEEMLSKDLQLIILGTGDEKYENIFLTLAHHYPTKLKVVIGFDEKLAHQIYAGSDLFLMPSKFEPCGLGQLIALRYGTIPIVRETGGLNDTVLSYNESTGIGNGFSFKNFNAHDMLYTVDRAIDLFQNREVWSKIVGEAMSRDYSWAQSAFKYNQLYAGLLVRSGMNVHQQRDV
- a CDS encoding penicillin acylase family protein; its protein translation is MYLNGEVIIKKQTRAKKKGLKLVLIALVSLLILLTAIVLAGYLFIKKGLPTIDGELTVSGLENQVTVYRDENGVPHIEAQTERDLYIAQGYVTAQDRLFQMDLSRRQASGELSEVIGASTVDKDKFFRALGLRRAAEASYGIYSVEAQEVLNWYAEGVNAYINEAIESNSLPIEFTLAGYKPREWTAIDSLTIGKYMAYDLGGHWEGQAFRHHMAFVVPEDKLLELFPVYPEDGATVIQALKENPMDLTKSFATLDVPDEFNGSNNWVVSGDKTESGFPYLANDPHLSLATPSIWYEVHLNSPEVNVNGVIFAGIPGIILGRNEKIAWGVTNVGPDVQDLYIEKRNPENENEFLYMDKWEQATVIDEQIKVKDEETIPYKVTITRHGPIISEFAHDNRSDTALALKWTALSPSTELEAVLRFNKASNWEEFKDALTYFHTPAQNFVFADKEGNIAYRANGHIPIRKKGDSSVPVPGWTDEYEWEGFIPWEELPTVINPKEGFIATANNKIVTDDYPYHITHTWAQPYRQQRIMDVLSGNEKLSVEDMKKLQFDQYNLQAEEFVPILVGMLKEDNLREVDKNALKLLSEWDFNDNKDLGAPLIFHLWMAEIGDVIFESKVPKELNGLFEGRAQIVDEMIRKADKGEESLWIQDAGGIDKVISSAYKRTIDKITEIQGNTITKWSWGEYHAVPFNHPLSAIKPLNYLFNFAKPVPMGGSRVTVAAAGWSSTTGLVNHGGAWRTVVDLANLSKSYNVVGPGQSGHVLSNWYNDQIGPWTTGGYHTTYTESYENQKYKLLLVPGK